In one window of Candidatus Dadabacteria bacterium DNA:
- a CDS encoding transcriptional repressor yields MKNSELRTENKISQFIKRSKELGLKVTPQRIAIYRELAGSMQHPSTEMIYKNIKDYYPNISLTTVYRTLETFERMGLISVVNTLYHAARYDANMEPHHHVVCVKCKKIEDIYDDSMAYSELDPQIDNYKILGYSVLFSGICEECKALNN; encoded by the coding sequence ATGAAGAATTCGGAACTCAGAACCGAAAACAAGATATCGCAATTCATAAAAAGAAGCAAAGAACTGGGGCTTAAGGTAACTCCTCAGAGAATAGCGATATACAGGGAGCTCGCGGGAAGCATGCAGCACCCGAGCACCGAGATGATCTACAAGAACATAAAGGACTACTATCCGAACATATCCCTTACCACCGTGTACAGAACGCTTGAGACATTCGAGCGAATGGGACTCATATCAGTAGTTAACACCTTGTATCACGCCGCAAGATACGACGCCAACATGGAACCCCACCACCATGTCGTATGCGTAAAATGCAAAAAGATAGAGGACATCTACGACGATTCCATGGCTTACTCGGAACTTGACCCGCAAATAGACAACTACAAGATTCTTGGATACTCGGTGCTTTTCAGCGGAATCTGCGAGGAATGCAAAGCCCTTAACAACTGA